Proteins found in one Pseudarthrobacter chlorophenolicus A6 genomic segment:
- a CDS encoding relaxase/mobilization nuclease domain-containing protein — MIPNITRGSRMAGLMVYLVSTDADKTKNAHTEPHLVAGDAAIMAWYDDGVLDADDAAAIAKHLDQPRKAFGVEVLQKDYRWDPVKKERVPNGHKHADVWHCSLSLRAEEGALTDQRWGDIANDFVDAMGFTEASGKAQCRWVAINHGTSENGNHHIHIAVSLVREDGTKASTHGDYKKAQQTCRELETKYGLEELSSVHATRGYDRAEKATAARDQREMHRDSLARKVRASATASGSEAEFVRRARDTGLLVRPRYAKNTTDVISGYSVAERPKPGERPIWFGGGTLATDLRLGALRQEWTDTPQAATEAAAEWNAAARNKRKANPRGPEKTAPDPQLWVDYTRNATSLADQLRTIPRDDHATWAKAARDVSGAFAAWSYRLEPTPGPLAATAAELSRTAQLRAPRQHGKPVTLPSIAGTAMLFLAASSKNKTAAQTALMVQLINTAFAVYEMHQQSGRTREAARIRAVVENQLAPFTATMPKAVPVGAEQQTAATAAVPPTAVDIARRGMAPIRPGSVVPTTPTPAQPSKTYQPGRSTGPALDR; from the coding sequence ATGATTCCGAACATCACCCGCGGTTCCCGGATGGCCGGGCTGATGGTCTATTTGGTGTCCACGGATGCGGATAAGACGAAGAACGCGCACACGGAACCGCACCTGGTTGCCGGCGACGCGGCGATCATGGCCTGGTACGACGACGGCGTCCTGGACGCCGATGATGCTGCCGCAATTGCCAAGCACCTGGACCAGCCGCGGAAGGCGTTCGGCGTTGAGGTGTTGCAGAAGGATTACCGCTGGGACCCGGTGAAGAAGGAACGCGTCCCGAACGGGCACAAGCACGCTGACGTGTGGCATTGCTCGCTGAGCTTGCGCGCCGAAGAAGGAGCACTCACGGATCAGCGGTGGGGCGACATCGCCAACGACTTCGTCGACGCGATGGGCTTCACCGAGGCCAGCGGAAAGGCCCAGTGCCGGTGGGTAGCGATCAACCACGGCACGAGTGAGAACGGGAACCACCATATCCACATCGCCGTATCCCTGGTAAGGGAAGACGGCACAAAAGCCTCCACCCACGGCGACTACAAAAAGGCGCAGCAGACCTGCCGGGAACTGGAAACCAAGTACGGCCTCGAAGAGCTGTCCAGTGTGCACGCGACCCGTGGTTACGACCGGGCCGAGAAGGCCACCGCGGCACGCGACCAGCGGGAAATGCACCGGGACTCGCTGGCCCGGAAAGTCCGTGCCAGCGCCACCGCTTCGGGCAGTGAAGCAGAGTTCGTCCGGCGCGCCAGGGACACCGGCCTGCTGGTCCGTCCCCGGTACGCGAAGAACACCACCGACGTCATCAGCGGCTACTCCGTTGCCGAACGCCCCAAGCCGGGGGAGCGGCCGATCTGGTTCGGCGGCGGCACCCTCGCCACCGACCTCCGCCTCGGTGCGCTGCGGCAGGAATGGACGGACACCCCGCAGGCTGCGACAGAAGCAGCGGCAGAGTGGAACGCCGCCGCGCGGAACAAACGCAAAGCCAACCCCCGCGGCCCGGAGAAGACAGCACCGGACCCGCAGCTGTGGGTCGACTACACCCGTAACGCCACCTCACTGGCGGACCAACTCCGCACCATACCCCGTGACGATCACGCCACCTGGGCCAAGGCAGCCCGCGATGTTTCCGGCGCATTCGCCGCCTGGTCCTACAGGTTGGAACCGACCCCCGGGCCGCTGGCCGCAACGGCAGCGGAACTGTCCCGCACAGCGCAGCTCCGCGCCCCGCGGCAGCACGGCAAACCCGTCACCCTGCCATCCATCGCCGGGACAGCGATGTTGTTCCTGGCAGCGTCGAGCAAGAACAAAACAGCGGCGCAAACAGCGCTCATGGTGCAGCTGATCAACACCGCCTTCGCCGTGTACGAAATGCATCAGCAGTCAGGGCGAACCAGGGAAGCTGCGCGCATCCGGGCAGTGGTCGAAAACCAGTTAGCCCCGTTCACCGCAACGATGCCCAAGGCCGTGCCCGTGGGAGCAGAACAGCAGACGGCGGCAACGGCTGCGGTGCCGCCAACGGCGGTTGATATTGCCCGCCGGGGCATGGCACCGATACGGCCCGGTTCCGTGGTCCCCACGACACCTACACCGGCACAACCCTCCAAGACCTATCAGCCCGGCCGCAGCACCGGGCCGGCACTCGACCGATAA
- a CDS encoding MobC family plasmid mobilization relaxosome protein: MSDENAARSPLSRRRRANSPAGTKKRRDVWVTAEEEAALIARAAREKVTVPNLLLTAALSEGSETPTQRKAAMAELMAIHTLLARVSNNVNQIARHANAGDEFPQDAKAALAYVREVAMRIDRAIEGLM; this comes from the coding sequence GTGTCTGACGAGAATGCCGCCCGTTCCCCGTTGTCCAGGCGGCGGCGTGCGAATTCGCCGGCGGGGACGAAGAAGCGCAGGGATGTGTGGGTGACCGCGGAGGAGGAAGCGGCCCTGATTGCGAGGGCGGCGCGGGAGAAGGTCACGGTCCCGAACCTGCTGCTGACCGCGGCACTGAGTGAGGGGTCGGAGACGCCAACGCAGCGGAAAGCTGCGATGGCGGAGCTGATGGCGATCCATACCCTGTTGGCGCGGGTGTCGAACAACGTGAACCAGATCGCCCGGCACGCCAACGCCGGGGACGAGTTCCCGCAGGACGCCAAAGCTGCACTGGCGTATGTGCGCGAGGTGGCGATGCGGATTGACCGGGCGATTGAGGGGCTGATGTAG
- a CDS encoding tudor domain-containing protein produces the protein MSDDGTNYVAGLATRWAETDPMEQWVNAAPKGGRTPLEETIREYLGSHNSFPDGSAVEVLRGDGSGWEQAVIVERVGLDEWTVEYTDGEQAWRDHSELRSADG, from the coding sequence ATGAGCGATGACGGGACGAACTACGTAGCTGGCCTTGCCACGCGCTGGGCTGAAACCGATCCCATGGAGCAGTGGGTGAATGCGGCCCCCAAGGGTGGGCGAACACCGCTGGAGGAGACCATCCGCGAGTACCTGGGCAGCCACAACTCGTTCCCTGACGGCAGTGCCGTTGAAGTTCTACGGGGCGACGGGTCCGGCTGGGAACAGGCCGTCATCGTCGAACGCGTTGGTCTGGATGAATGGACCGTGGAGTACACGGACGGCGAGCAGGCATGGCGCGACCATTCCGAGCTGCGGTCGGCTGACGGGTAA
- a CDS encoding DUF6225 family protein: protein MDFEHTVQAWTVGQLREALAGLPDDLPIIVDVAEELGGDTVQEQVVIDAGFGRGVDGRGEPFVGREFRIGCEFPSGTYLQRDR from the coding sequence ATGGACTTCGAACACACAGTTCAGGCCTGGACGGTAGGGCAGTTGCGTGAGGCCCTTGCCGGGCTTCCCGATGACCTGCCCATCATCGTCGACGTCGCCGAGGAACTGGGCGGTGACACCGTCCAGGAGCAGGTTGTTATTGATGCTGGTTTTGGTCGCGGAGTCGATGGCCGCGGGGAGCCTTTCGTGGGAAGGGAGTTCCGGATCGGCTGTGAGTTCCCATCGGGAACCTATCTGCAACGCGACCGGTAA